The Streptomyces nigra genome includes the window GCTGCGCGCCCCGGTGCTGCGCTTCGACGACGCCACGCGCGGCGACTCGGCGGTGGTCGCGGGCTATCCGGAGGACGGCGCGCTGGATCTGCAGGCGGCGACGGTCGCCGGCCGTATACAGGCCACCGGGCAGAACATCTACAACGACGAGACCGTCACCCGAGAGATCTACTCGATCCGCTCGACCGTCCGGCCCGGCAACTCGGGCGGGCCGCTGCTGACCACCGAGGGCCGGGTGTTCGGGGTGGTCTTCGCCCGTTCCACCACCGACGCTGAGACGGGTTACGTCCTGACGGCGGACGAGGTCGCCTCGGACGCCCGGCGCGCGGCGACCGCGACGGCCCCGGTGGACACCGGGGACCTGATCACCTCGTGACGCCGCGGGACCTCACAGAGCGCGCCCCATGAGCACGTCGTCGGCGTACCTCCCGTCGATGTGGAACTCCCCGGGCAGGACGCCCTCGACCACGAAGCCCTCGGAGGCGTAGAGCGCGCGGGCGGGGGTGTTGTGACCGAGGACGCGCAGGGTGACGCGGCGGGCGCCCCGGCGCCGGGCGTCCTCGACGGCCGCCCGCACGAGCGCCCTTCCGACGCCCAGACCACGGGCTTCGTCCGCGACCGCCAGCCCCTGGATCTGGCGGACGTGCGCGTTGCAGGCGAGCCGGGTCGGCGGGACCACGCGTATGTAGCCGACGGCCCGCCCTTCCAGCTCCGCGACGAGGACGTCCTCGGGGGCGTGGCGCTCGTCGAAGAAGGGCGGGTACGGCGGGCGCGGCCGGGGCACGACGGCGTGCAGCGGCGACCAGGTGGAGCGGTCGAGCCGGGCCAGTTCCTCGTCGTCCTCGTGCCGGGCGGTGCGCAGTACGGGCTGCGGGCGGGTCTCGGACATGACCGCCAGCCTACGAGGAGGCATGGGGCCCGGTTCCGGGCAGGATGGCTTGCATGGATCAGTCGAGAATCGTGATCGCCGGCTCCTCCGGCCTCATCGGCGCCGCCCTGGTGCGCTCGCTCGTCGCGGACGGCCATGAGGTGGTCCGGCTGGTGCGCCGGGCGCCCCAGGCGGCGGACGAGGTCCGCTGGGACCCCGACGGCGGTGAGGTGGCGGCGGCGGTGCTCGCCGGGTGCGACGCCGTGGTCAACCTGGCCGGCGCCAATGTGGGGGCGCGGCGCTGGACGGAGGCGTACAAGGAGAGCCTGCGGCGCGGCCGGGTCCGGGGCACGGGGGCGCTTGCCTCGGCGATGGCGGCGCTGAAGCCCGGTGAGCGGCCGCGGGTCTTCGTGAACGGCAGCGCGATCGGCTACTACGGCGAGACCGGCGAGGAGATCGTCGACGAGTCGAGCCCGCCCGGCGAGGGTTTTCTGCCGGAGCTGTGCGTGGAGTGGGAGGCCGCGGCGGCGCCCGCGCGGGAGGCCGGGGTGCGGACGGTCTTCGTGCGCACCGGCCTGGTGGTGGCCCGGGAGGGCGGGGCGTGGGGGCGGCTGTTCCCCCTGTTCAAGGCGGGGCTCGGCGGGCGGCTGGGGGACGGGCGCCAGTACTGGTCGTTCGTGTCGCTGCACGACGAGGTGGCCGCGATCCGGTATCTGCTGGACGCCGAGGAGCTGTCGGGGCCGTTCAATGTGACGGCGCCCGAGCCGGTGACGAACCGTGAGATCACGGCGGCCATGGGCCGGGTGCTGCACCGGCCCACGTTGTTCCAGGTGCCCGCGCCCGTCCTGCGGACCGTCCTCGGCGAGATGGCCGGGGATGTGCTGGGCAGTCAGCGGGTGGTGCCGGCACGTCTGCTGGAGTCGGGCTTCACCTTCGCGTTCCCGGACATCGAGGGCGCGATCCGGGCCGCGTTGAACTAGGGCGTGTTTCGAAAGTGGCGTCGTTCGCCCGGAGGGCGGGGCGCGCGGCGTCTGGTGCCGGGGGCACCTCCCACGCCCTTCGGGCAGTGGGGGAGCATCGCAAGGCGGAGGACCGTCCGCGTACTGGACGTACGTGGACGGTGCGACAACGCGGCGAGGTGCCGTGCCAGACGCCGCGCGCCAGACGGGACTTTCGAAACACGCCCTGGGACCCGGTGTCCGTGTGCGACCGCCGTGCGACCGTGCTCTGTCGATGCGCGACTGTCCCTGACCGATCCCGTCCGTAACCTCGTGCCGAACTCGGGTATTTCCTGGGCCAGTCGGGGGCATGACGTCTCCACCGGCCGCGCAACCTCGAGGAGGGGCACGTGCTTGAGCCCGCGAACCAGGCGGACGTCGTCATCGTGGGAGCCGGGGTCGCCGGGCTCGCCGCGGCGCACCGGCTGACCAGCGCAGGAATCACCACCGCGGTCCTGGAGGCGGCCCCCTACCCGGGTGGCCGCATGTCGACCGAGAAGGTCGACGGCTTCCGGCTGGACCGGATCGGGCAGCTTCTGTCGACGTCGTATCCCGAGCTCCGCCGGACACCGGCCCTGGACGCGCTCGCGCTGCGGTCCTTCGCCCCGGGGGTGCTGCTGCACAGCGACGGACGCCGGCACCGCGCCGGCGCACTCACCGGCCCGACGAGCGCCCGGCGCGCGAGGGGCGCACTCCACGCGGTGCGCGCCTTGGCGAGCGCCCCCAGGGGTTCCGCCGGGCGCGGGGCGCCGACGGTCCCCCGGGCGCGGGCGGGAGCCCCGCTGGGCACCGCCGTCGACCAGGCACGGCTGGGCGCCGCGCTCGCCCGGCTGGCCTCCGCGCCCGTCGAACGGCTGCTCGCCCGCCCCGAGGCCCCGGCCGCACAGGCCCTCGCCGAGCGGGGCATCCCGGCGCGCACGATCGACGGCTTCCTGCGGCCCCTGCTGGCCGCCCTGCTGTACGACCCCGAGCTGACCACCTCCAGCCGGTGCGCGGACCTCGCGCTGCACGCGTTCGCGGGCGGCCGGCTCTGTCTGCCCGAGGGCGGCGCCGAGGCCCTGCCCGAGCTGCTGGCGCGCTCGCTGCCGCCGAGCACCGTGCACACCGGGGTGCGGGTCACCTCGATCGCCACGACGGCCGTGACGACCGCCGAGCACGGCGAGATCCGGTGCCGCGCGGTGCTGCTGGCCACCGACGCGCGGACCGCCGCCGAGCTGCTGCCGGGGCTGCGGGTGCCCGGCTTCCACCGGGTGACGGTCCTGCACCACACGATGGACGAGGCACCGGCCACCGGCGCCTCGCTGCTGCTCGACGCCGACCGGAGCGGTCCGGTGGCGCACACGGCGGTGATCAGCCGCGTCGACCCGAGCCGCGCCCCGGCCGGCCGCGCCCTCGTCACCTCGACGGTCCTCGGCACCCCGCCCCCGGACGTCGACACCGCCGTACGCACGCATCTCGCGCGCCTGTACGGCACCTCGACGGCCCGCTGGGAGACGCTGGCCGTGCACCACACGCCCGAGGCCGTGCCCGCGATGACCGCCCCGCACGACCTGCGCCGGCCGGTGCGCCTGCTCGCGGGCCTGTACGTGTGCGGCGACCACCGGGACACCAGCACGGTCCAGGGCGCCCTGCACTCGGCCCGCCGCGCCACCACGGCGATCCTGTCGGACCTGGGCGCGGCGGGCTCCCTGCACAGCGCGGAACCCCTGCGGTCGGCGGCCTGACCGGCCCGGCCGTCCAGGCCGGGCCGCGACCCGCCCGGGCGGCCGTCCGGCCCGCGCGATCCCCGCACGGACCGACCACCCGGCTCGGCGGAGCCGCCGCCCTGCCTCCGTCGAGACCTTCGGACAGGACAGCCACCTGGGCCGGGTCGGCCCCGCGGGCGCCCGCCCAGCCCAACGAACCTGTTCTGGTCGGCGGCCTGACCGGCCCGGCCGTCCAGGCCGGGCCGCGACCCGCCCGGGCGGCCGTCCGGCCCGCGCGATCCCCGCACGGACCGACCACCCGGCTCGGCGGAGCCGCCGCCCTGCCTCCGTCGAGACCTTCGGGCAGGACAGCCACCTGGGCCGGGTCGGCCCCGCGGGCGCCCGCCCAGCCCAACGAACCTGTTCGGGCGCCCCCCGAACCGGACGCACCCCCCACGAACCGGCCACCCGGGCCGGGCGAACCCGCCAAGGGCGGCCGGGCCGCCCGGTCACAGCAGCGCGGCGACCCTGTCCCGGTAGCCCCGGACGGGGGCCGCGTCGCGGTACGGCTCCAGCCGGCGTTCGAAGTCCCTGACGTACTCGATCGCCCGGACGGACCGCATCTCGGCGGCCTGGCCGGCGGCCTCCGCGCCCAGCGCGCACGCCTGGTCGAGTTCGCCGAGGCCGAGGCGGGCGCTGGCCAGGACCAGCCGGCAGAAGAGACGGCTGCGGGCGAAGGCCGGGGCGCGCAGCTGCAGGGAGCGCTCGGC containing:
- a CDS encoding GNAT family N-acetyltransferase, whose translation is MSETRPQPVLRTARHEDDEELARLDRSTWSPLHAVVPRPRPPYPPFFDERHAPEDVLVAELEGRAVGYIRVVPPTRLACNAHVRQIQGLAVADEARGLGVGRALVRAAVEDARRRGARRVTLRVLGHNTPARALYASEGFVVEGVLPGEFHIDGRYADDVLMGRAL
- a CDS encoding NAD(P)/FAD-dependent oxidoreductase, which codes for MLEPANQADVVIVGAGVAGLAAAHRLTSAGITTAVLEAAPYPGGRMSTEKVDGFRLDRIGQLLSTSYPELRRTPALDALALRSFAPGVLLHSDGRRHRAGALTGPTSARRARGALHAVRALASAPRGSAGRGAPTVPRARAGAPLGTAVDQARLGAALARLASAPVERLLARPEAPAAQALAERGIPARTIDGFLRPLLAALLYDPELTTSSRCADLALHAFAGGRLCLPEGGAEALPELLARSLPPSTVHTGVRVTSIATTAVTTAEHGEIRCRAVLLATDARTAAELLPGLRVPGFHRVTVLHHTMDEAPATGASLLLDADRSGPVAHTAVISRVDPSRAPAGRALVTSTVLGTPPPDVDTAVRTHLARLYGTSTARWETLAVHHTPEAVPAMTAPHDLRRPVRLLAGLYVCGDHRDTSTVQGALHSARRATTAILSDLGAAGSLHSAEPLRSAA
- a CDS encoding TIGR01777 family oxidoreductase, which produces MDQSRIVIAGSSGLIGAALVRSLVADGHEVVRLVRRAPQAADEVRWDPDGGEVAAAVLAGCDAVVNLAGANVGARRWTEAYKESLRRGRVRGTGALASAMAALKPGERPRVFVNGSAIGYYGETGEEIVDESSPPGEGFLPELCVEWEAAAAPAREAGVRTVFVRTGLVVAREGGAWGRLFPLFKAGLGGRLGDGRQYWSFVSLHDEVAAIRYLLDAEELSGPFNVTAPEPVTNREITAAMGRVLHRPTLFQVPAPVLRTVLGEMAGDVLGSQRVVPARLLESGFTFAFPDIEGAIRAALN